A single region of the Longimicrobium sp. genome encodes:
- a CDS encoding YcbK family protein encodes MEYTEDQFLFPLVTEHRSRWEKAGMSPRQERSFNRVSTLLVAMFVTGWLYSIFLAPEKDLQPGALPVATLAGAITRTPLASDAPPEAAFATEQMVSAFSADFARETGGASGAVKVRVLKPGETLDAPAGAQVQLQPASGTPGGAVPGDQPGQAPGIWNVVLKMADAIRPASGAAVITLVPLSAKQNGRIGTYKVGSWPFEQGGAPRPIYAPPPGLVKVTPENMNLWVSEHVQLKDFVTKGQNDVWPKYVAMQPRELDKVELTLQELERDGHPVKNIFVVSGFRTPSYNESGGDPSGRAALSRHMYGDAMDIAVDNDNDGFMDDLNGDGRVNVEDARVIGRAAERVEKAHPELVGGIGIYTPTGAHHGFVHIDTRGYRARWGAW; translated from the coding sequence ATGGAATACACGGAAGACCAATTCCTCTTCCCGCTGGTGACCGAGCACCGGTCCCGCTGGGAGAAGGCCGGGATGAGCCCGCGCCAGGAGCGCAGCTTCAACCGCGTGTCCACGCTGCTGGTGGCGATGTTCGTCACCGGCTGGCTGTACAGCATCTTCCTGGCGCCGGAGAAGGACCTGCAGCCGGGCGCGCTGCCGGTGGCCACCCTGGCCGGGGCCATCACCCGCACGCCGCTGGCCTCCGACGCGCCGCCCGAAGCCGCCTTCGCCACCGAGCAGATGGTGAGCGCCTTCTCGGCCGACTTCGCGCGCGAGACGGGCGGGGCCAGCGGCGCGGTGAAGGTGCGCGTGCTGAAGCCGGGGGAAACGCTGGACGCGCCGGCGGGCGCCCAGGTGCAGCTGCAGCCCGCCAGCGGCACGCCCGGCGGCGCGGTGCCGGGCGACCAGCCGGGGCAGGCGCCGGGGATCTGGAACGTGGTGCTGAAGATGGCCGACGCCATCCGCCCGGCCAGCGGGGCGGCGGTCATCACCCTGGTGCCGCTGTCGGCCAAGCAGAACGGGCGGATCGGCACCTACAAGGTGGGAAGCTGGCCCTTCGAGCAGGGCGGCGCCCCCAGACCCATCTACGCGCCGCCGCCGGGGCTGGTGAAGGTGACCCCCGAGAACATGAACCTGTGGGTGAGCGAGCACGTGCAGCTGAAGGACTTCGTGACCAAGGGGCAGAACGACGTGTGGCCCAAGTACGTGGCCATGCAGCCGCGCGAGCTGGACAAGGTGGAATTGACACTGCAGGAGCTGGAGCGCGACGGGCACCCGGTGAAGAACATCTTCGTGGTCAGCGGCTTCCGCACCCCCAGCTACAACGAGAGCGGGGGCGACCCCAGCGGCCGCGCCGCGCTCAGCCGCCACATGTACGGCGACGCCATGGACATCGCGGTGGACAACGACAACGACGGCTTCATGGACGACCTGAACGGCGACGGGCGGGTGAACGTGGAGGACGCGCGGGTGATCGGGCGGGCGGCGGAGCGGGTGGAGAAGGCGCACCCGGAGCTGGTGGGAGGGATCGGGATCTACACGCCCACCGGCGCGCACCACGGGTTCGTGCACATCGACACGCGGGGATACCGCGCCCGCTGGGGCGCGTGGTGA